From the Alphaproteobacteria bacterium genome, one window contains:
- a CDS encoding RluA family pseudouridine synthase — protein MTDTVEHTVTVGKTGSAGGRARLDKVLAQALPTLSRTRLKGLIIAGQVRSEGATISDPSAGVKPGQVLVVAVPPAVEAVPLAADMALDVVYEDSHLIVIDKPAGLVVHPAPGNPDRTLVNALLGHCGASLSGIGGVRRPGIVHRLDKDTSGLIVAAKNDAAHQSLAAQFASRSIERLYEAVVWGNPAPLAGEISGNIGRSPRNRKKMAVVAGGKAALTRYRVLERLGPASLIECRLASGRTHQIRVHLAHRGHPLVGDPLYGRGRRAAAKDLDAGTRAALAGFRRQALHARTLGFKHPAEDRTLSFERPPPADFAALLTALKRIS, from the coding sequence ATGACCGATACGGTTGAACACACGGTAACGGTAGGAAAAACCGGCTCAGCCGGTGGCCGCGCCCGCCTCGACAAGGTGCTGGCCCAGGCCCTGCCGACGCTCTCGCGCACGCGCCTCAAGGGGCTGATCATCGCGGGCCAGGTGCGCAGCGAAGGCGCGACGATATCGGACCCCTCGGCCGGGGTCAAACCGGGCCAGGTGCTGGTCGTGGCGGTGCCGCCGGCCGTCGAGGCGGTGCCGCTGGCGGCCGACATGGCGCTCGACGTGGTCTACGAGGACAGCCACCTGATCGTCATCGACAAGCCGGCCGGGCTGGTCGTCCACCCGGCCCCGGGCAACCCCGACCGCACGCTGGTGAATGCGCTGCTGGGCCATTGCGGCGCCAGTCTTTCCGGTATCGGCGGGGTGCGCCGGCCGGGCATCGTGCACCGCCTCGACAAGGACACGTCCGGCTTGATCGTGGCGGCCAAGAACGACGCCGCCCACCAAAGCCTGGCGGCTCAGTTCGCCTCCCGCAGCATCGAGCGTCTTTATGAAGCGGTGGTCTGGGGCAACCCGGCGCCGCTGGCCGGCGAGATCAGCGGCAACATCGGCCGCAGCCCGCGGAACCGCAAGAAAATGGCAGTGGTCGCCGGCGGCAAAGCGGCCCTCACCCGCTATCGCGTGCTCGAGCGCCTGGGGCCGGCCAGCCTGATCGAGTGCCGCCTGGCCAGTGGCCGCACCCACCAGATCCGCGTCCACCTGGCGCACCGCGGCCACCCGCTGGTCGGCGATCCGCTCTACGGCCGCGGCCGCCGGGCCGCCGCCAAGGATCTCGACGCCGGCACCCGGGCCGCCCTGGCCGGTTTCCGGCGCCAGGCCCTGCACGCCCGCACGTTGGGTTTC